From a region of the Synechococcus sp. PCC 7502 genome:
- a CDS encoding NAD(P)H-quinone oxidoreductase subunit 4, whose translation MITNQFPWLTTIILLPLIAALVIPLIPDKYSKFVRWYAVGVGLADFLLMVYAFWQNYNPNDSTFQLAEKYAWVPQLGLNWSLSVDGLSVPLVLLAGLVTTLAILSAWQVDRKPKLFFFLILLLYAAQVGVFVAQDALLLFIMWELELVPVYLLISIWGGQNRRYAATKFLLYTAGASIFILLAALGMAFYGNNVTFDMVELGMKDYPLGIELLLYAGLLIAFGVKLAIFPMHTWLPDAHGEASAPISMILAGVLLKMGGYGLIRFNLEMLPNAHVYFAPILAILGVVNIIYGGLNSFAQPNMKRRLAYSSVSHMGFVLIGIAAFTDLGINGALLQMLSHGLIAALLFFLAGITYDRTHTLILEEMGEIGKLMPKVFALFTAGVMASLALPGMSGFASELSIFIGLATSEVYSSPFRFGTVILASVGLILTPVYLLSMLRQLFYNTGVFPACVIDAYKERGMGEQEAVCFGTNCSLPAEVIFSDAKPRELAIAFVFLLPVLGIGFYPKLATQFYDVKTMAINTQIKEAYTQIAQAKGNIYAKGFWAPTISKSDVAPSFAVIK comes from the coding sequence GTGATTACAAATCAATTTCCGTGGCTGACCACAATCATCCTCTTACCACTTATTGCTGCGTTGGTCATCCCTTTAATTCCCGATAAGTATAGTAAGTTTGTGAGATGGTATGCCGTAGGGGTTGGACTCGCAGACTTTTTACTAATGGTTTATGCCTTTTGGCAGAATTATAATCCAAATGATTCGACCTTTCAACTTGCTGAAAAGTATGCTTGGGTTCCACAACTTGGCTTAAACTGGTCGCTTTCTGTAGATGGTCTTTCTGTGCCTTTAGTCCTATTAGCTGGATTAGTAACAACTTTGGCAATACTATCGGCGTGGCAAGTAGATCGCAAGCCCAAACTATTTTTCTTTTTAATTCTGCTGCTGTATGCTGCCCAAGTTGGCGTATTTGTGGCTCAAGACGCTCTTCTACTTTTCATTATGTGGGAATTAGAGCTAGTTCCAGTTTATTTGTTGATATCAATTTGGGGTGGACAAAATCGTCGTTATGCCGCTACGAAGTTTTTACTATATACGGCGGGAGCTTCAATATTTATCCTATTAGCAGCCTTGGGTATGGCCTTTTATGGAAATAACGTCACCTTCGATATGGTGGAACTGGGAATGAAGGACTATCCTCTTGGCATCGAACTCCTACTCTATGCAGGCTTACTAATTGCCTTTGGGGTTAAACTAGCGATCTTTCCAATGCACACTTGGCTACCCGATGCCCACGGCGAGGCTTCTGCTCCTATATCTATGATCTTGGCTGGTGTGCTGTTAAAAATGGGTGGATATGGCTTAATTCGCTTTAATTTGGAAATGTTACCCAATGCCCATGTTTACTTTGCGCCGATTCTTGCCATTCTTGGGGTTGTTAATATTATTTATGGTGGATTAAATTCCTTTGCCCAGCCCAATATGAAGCGACGCTTAGCTTATTCTTCAGTTTCGCACATGGGATTTGTATTAATTGGAATAGCAGCATTTACCGACCTAGGTATTAATGGGGCATTATTACAAATGCTGTCCCACGGTTTAATTGCCGCTCTTTTATTTTTCTTGGCAGGTATTACCTATGATCGCACCCACACTCTAATTTTGGAAGAAATGGGTGAAATTGGTAAACTTATGCCCAAAGTATTTGCTTTATTTACCGCAGGGGTGATGGCTTCCTTGGCTTTACCTGGTATGAGCGGATTTGCCAGTGAATTATCGATTTTTATTGGTTTGGCAACTAGCGAGGTTTATAGCTCTCCCTTCAGGTTTGGTACTGTCATTTTAGCCTCAGTGGGCTTGATATTAACTCCAGTTTATTTGCTATCGATGCTCAGACAATTGTTTTACAATACGGGCGTATTTCCTGCTTGCGTGATTGATGCCTACAAAGAAAGGGGAATGGGTGAACAGGAAGCAGTATGTTTTGGTACCAATTGCTCCTTGCCTGCGGAAGTAATTTTTAGTGATGCTAAACCACGGGAATTAGCGATCGCTTTCGTTTTTCTTTTACCAGTATTAGGCATAGGCTTTTATCCTAAGTTAGCAACCCAGTTCTATGATGTTAAGACTATGGCAATTAACACTCAAATTAAGGAAGCCTATACCCAAATTGCTCAAGCGAAAGGTAATATCTACGCTAAGGGATTTTGGGCACCAACCATCTCTAAATCTGACGTGGCTCCGAGCTTTGCGGTAATTAAGTAG
- a CDS encoding urease accessory protein UreF, whose translation MFKKLPPFNQNQEHTGIVTNLLRLLQLCSPTLPIGAYSYSEGLETLCDRQVISDPITLIHWLEQELKYGSIRVETAVLVRAYDAINPVSFAPNLETLKYWNNWFSASRETAELRASSWQMGTSLGKLLADISPSDFTQTFKNIYDASYPVGVCNLAIAFGIAAATWKIDKNIIVSAYLQTWVGNLVSAGVKLIPLGQTAGQTIIFNLGTQIAQTALEVLNLRDDQLESCNWGLALASMQHEYLYSRLFRS comes from the coding sequence TTGTTCAAGAAACTGCCCCCTTTCAACCAGAATCAGGAGCATACGGGCATAGTCACTAATCTTTTACGTTTATTGCAGTTATGCAGTCCTACCCTACCCATAGGAGCTTATAGTTATTCTGAAGGGCTGGAAACTTTGTGCGATCGCCAAGTAATATCTGATCCAATCACCTTAATCCATTGGCTAGAGCAGGAATTAAAGTATGGTTCTATTCGCGTTGAAACAGCCGTGCTAGTTCGTGCCTACGATGCGATTAATCCTGTAAGCTTTGCACCAAATTTAGAAACCTTGAAATATTGGAACAACTGGTTTTCCGCATCTCGCGAAACGGCTGAACTCCGAGCATCTAGTTGGCAGATGGGAACTTCCCTAGGTAAACTCTTAGCGGATATTTCTCCTTCAGACTTTACTCAAACATTTAAAAATATTTACGATGCCAGTTATCCCGTGGGTGTTTGCAACTTAGCGATCGCCTTTGGTATTGCTGCTGCTACTTGGAAGATTGACAAAAATATTATAGTTTCTGCCTATCTGCAAACTTGGGTTGGCAACCTAGTTAGTGCGGGAGTAAAATTAATCCCCCTTGGTCAAACTGCGGGACAGACTATAATCTTTAACCTCGGCACTCAAATTGCTCAAACTGCTTTAGAAGTCCTAAATCTTAGGGATGATCAGTTAGAAAGTTGTAATTGGGGCTTGGCGCTCGCCTCAATGCAACATGAATATCTGTACAGTCGGCTCTTTCGTAGTTAA
- the ureE gene encoding urease accessory protein UreE produces MIVLTEVIDHHSPNFHSYTSAYTLALTADERTRSRLRYEAIEGEMLQLQLPRGTVLHNGDLLVTASKDKCVKVIAKPEPIITVKANSPLDLLRAAYHLGNRHVPLEVKPTYLRLAPDSVLEDMLKHLGLELVQETAPFQPESGAYGHSH; encoded by the coding sequence ATGATTGTTTTAACTGAAGTTATTGACCACCATTCACCCAATTTCCATAGTTACACATCGGCATATACCCTTGCCCTGACTGCTGACGAACGTACCCGTAGTCGATTACGCTATGAAGCGATCGAAGGAGAAATGCTGCAATTACAACTACCCAGAGGTACGGTTTTACATAATGGGGATTTATTAGTAACAGCTTCTAAGGATAAATGTGTCAAAGTAATTGCCAAGCCTGAACCCATCATTACAGTTAAAGCTAATTCTCCCTTGGATTTATTGCGAGCCGCCTATCATTTAGGTAATCGTCATGTGCCGTTAGAAGTTAAACCAACCTATCTGCGCCTTGCCCCAGATTCAGTCCTAGAAGATATGCTGAAGCATCTAGGATTAGAGCTTGTTCAAGAAACTGCCCCCTTTCAACCAGAATCAGGAGCATACGGGCATAGTCACTAA
- a CDS encoding transposase: MQYTSSLTGKEWEIIEPLLPERKKTRPSNWTKREIVNGVLYQLKNGCNWIDLSKDLPPTQPYSGTTSNGEMKA, translated from the coding sequence ATGCAGTACACAAGCAGCTTAACAGGTAAAGAATGGGAAATCATAGAGCCACTGTTACCAGAGAGAAAGAAGACCCGACCTTCAAATTGGACAAAAAGGGAAATTGTTAACGGTGTTTTATATCAACTCAAGAATGGATGTAATTGGATTGACCTATCCAAAGATCTACCACCAACTCAACCGTATTCTGGCACTACAAGCAATGGCGAAATGAAGGCGTAA
- a CDS encoding transposase — protein sequence MYRLKERIWTTLIMVDSQATKNTCNAEGFCVYKCINGIKRHLAVDSLGFPFFTHCTKASVTDDQGLIEMFTENIDYFKAKPMNIPKITILVDDGYHPKKTMEELEKIYPKIMSKIKSEQSPKLTKAEKTAAGKSGFVPLKMRWIVERSNAWVERCKILVKNYERTLFNLLGKFPARWGGFRLTFRNE from the coding sequence GTGTACAGACTAAAAGAAAGAATATGGACAACATTAATCATGGTTGATTCTCAGGCAACAAAGAATACTTGTAATGCTGAAGGATTTTGTGTTTACAAATGTATTAATGGGATTAAAAGACACTTAGCCGTTGATAGCCTAGGATTTCCATTTTTTACCCATTGCACCAAAGCTAGTGTTACTGATGACCAAGGATTAATCGAAATGTTTACTGAAAACATAGATTACTTCAAAGCTAAGCCTATGAATATTCCCAAGATTACAATACTTGTAGATGATGGTTATCATCCTAAGAAGACTATGGAGGAACTAGAGAAAATCTACCCAAAGATCATGAGTAAGATTAAGTCTGAGCAATCTCCTAAACTAACAAAGGCAGAAAAAACAGCAGCAGGTAAGTCAGGCTTTGTACCCCTAAAGATGCGATGGATAGTAGAAAGGTCAAATGCTTGGGTTGAGAGATGTAAAATCTTAGTTAAGAACTATGAGAGGACTCTTTTTAATCTCTTGGGTAAATTCCCCGCCCGTTGGGGCGGCTTTCGATTAACATTCAGGAATGAGTGA
- a CDS encoding transposase has protein sequence MNSQKKSKWTTLIIIDSQAVKNTCNASIESKGFCSYKATNGIKRHLAVDILGFPFFTYLTRANVSDDQGLIEMLTFNIDYFKSKPDDITLTTILLDSGYHIEKLTTDLQKVYPEIMTKIRFEISPKVSKQQKAEKGLSGFVVVPTRWVIERSNAWVERCKILVKNFERTLVNATAKLNLCFIRLMLKTIATHEI, from the coding sequence GTGAACAGTCAAAAAAAATCAAAATGGACAACTTTAATCATCATTGACTCACAAGCAGTGAAAAATACCTGTAATGCAAGTATAGAATCCAAGGGCTTCTGCTCCTACAAAGCAACTAACGGGATCAAAAGACATTTAGCCGTTGACATACTGGGATTTCCTTTTTTCACCTATTTAACAAGAGCAAATGTATCAGATGACCAAGGACTGATTGAGATGTTAACGTTTAACATTGATTACTTCAAATCGAAGCCAGATGACATTACCCTAACTACGATATTGCTGGATAGTGGTTATCATATCGAAAAATTGACGACTGATTTACAGAAGGTTTATCCTGAGATTATGACTAAGATTAGGTTTGAAATTTCTCCTAAGGTATCAAAGCAACAGAAGGCAGAAAAAGGTCTGTCTGGGTTTGTAGTTGTGCCGACAAGGTGGGTAATTGAAAGGTCAAATGCTTGGGTTGAAAGATGCAAAATCTTAGTTAAGAACTTTGAGAGAACTCTCGTTAATGCTACAGCTAAACTCAATCTTTGCTTTATTCGTTTGATGCTAAAAACAATTGCTACTCATGAGATATGA
- a CDS encoding transposase: MLNPYSSSLTDKEWEIIEPLLPKKKQTRPPTWTKRQILDGILYQLKNGCNWRDMPRDLPPFSTVYRYYKEWKDTGTFTAIMEALHATAREQSKKIKMDNFNHH, encoded by the coding sequence ATGCTAAATCCATACTCAAGTAGCCTAACAGATAAAGAATGGGAAATTATAGAACCATTGCTCCCAAAGAAAAAGCAAACTAGACCACCAACTTGGACAAAAAGACAAATTTTAGACGGCATACTCTACCAACTTAAAAACGGTTGTAATTGGCGAGATATGCCCCGAGACTTACCACCATTCTCTACAGTGTATCGATACTACAAGGAGTGGAAAGATACAGGTACATTTACTGCGATTATGGAAGCTTTGCATGCAACAGCCCGTGAACAGTCAAAAAAAATCAAAATGGACAACTTTAATCATCATTGA
- a CDS encoding NAD(P)/FAD-dependent oxidoreductase: MKLTSKNLNERIDTLYDVIIAGGGAGGLSAAIYLARYGLKTLVIEKGKGRSFWMQDLRNYVGLDPDTPGRDIQKHGMEQSLNWGADYLRAYVEDVTDLGDRFAVKVKVGKTNSTYPIFHSKYLIAATGIMDYLPQLDDMQNVYDYAGYTLHVCMICDGFDMWDQKAILIAASESQINAAFVMNWFTPYISVLTNGLFSVSDAMKQKLADHGYPLYESAIAKFLGEDHHLSGVELVDGTVVEATTGLVNMGSHYHNHYLKGIEGLTWDGENLVTNDMCQTSHERIFAVGDLKKGLNQVSIAVADGTLAATQIWRNIRRASPPRKWEENLMKAN; encoded by the coding sequence ATGAAACTCACTAGTAAAAACTTAAATGAGCGCATTGACACTCTCTATGATGTGATCATTGCTGGCGGTGGAGCCGGTGGCTTGTCTGCGGCAATTTATCTGGCTCGCTATGGGCTGAAAACCCTAGTGATCGAAAAAGGAAAAGGGCGTTCATTCTGGATGCAGGATTTGCGGAACTATGTGGGGCTTGATCCAGATACTCCCGGTCGAGATATTCAAAAGCACGGCATGGAACAATCTCTCAATTGGGGTGCTGATTACCTACGAGCCTATGTGGAAGATGTAACTGATCTGGGCGATCGCTTTGCTGTCAAGGTTAAAGTTGGCAAAACTAACAGTACCTATCCCATATTTCATAGCAAATATTTAATAGCTGCTACAGGAATTATGGATTATCTGCCCCAATTGGACGATATGCAGAATGTTTATGATTATGCAGGCTATACTTTACACGTTTGTATGATCTGTGATGGTTTTGATATGTGGGATCAAAAAGCGATTCTAATTGCTGCCTCCGAATCTCAGATCAATGCTGCTTTTGTCATGAACTGGTTTACTCCCTATATTTCTGTACTGACCAACGGGTTATTTTCTGTGAGTGATGCCATGAAACAAAAACTAGCTGATCATGGTTATCCTTTGTATGAGTCGGCGATCGCTAAATTCCTTGGAGAAGATCATCATCTTAGTGGTGTAGAACTAGTCGATGGCACGGTGGTAGAAGCAACTACTGGTCTGGTAAATATGGGTTCTCATTACCATAACCATTACCTTAAAGGCATTGAAGGCTTAACCTGGGATGGAGAAAACCTCGTTACCAATGATATGTGTCAAACTAGCCATGAACGAATTTTTGCCGTGGGTGATCTGAAAAAAGGCTTAAATCAAGTTTCGATTGCAGTTGCCGATGGTACCTTAGCAGCTACCCAAATATGGCGTAATATTCGTAGAGCCAGCCCACCCAGAAAATGGGAAGAAAATTTAATGAAAGCAAATTAA
- a CDS encoding peroxiredoxin, translated as MAVIDTLPDVTFKTRVRDESVEGTNPFRWQDRTTEEIFGGKKVVLFSLPGAFTPTCSSNHLPRYEELYDEFKALGVDEVICVSVNDAFVMFKWGKEIGAKNVFLLPDGNGEFTRKLGFLVDKSNLGFGYRSWRYAAVITDRKIEKLFIEPGFSDNADSDPFEVSDADTVLAYLKGAEPAGVSTPRLAFVG; from the coding sequence ATGGCAGTTATAGATACCTTACCAGACGTAACATTTAAGACCCGTGTCCGTGACGAATCCGTAGAAGGTACTAACCCATTCCGTTGGCAAGATCGCACCACTGAAGAAATTTTTGGCGGTAAAAAGGTTGTTTTGTTTTCGCTACCCGGTGCATTTACCCCCACCTGTTCTTCTAATCACCTCCCTCGCTATGAAGAGCTTTATGATGAATTTAAAGCCCTTGGGGTTGATGAAGTCATCTGTGTTTCCGTAAATGATGCTTTCGTTATGTTTAAGTGGGGTAAAGAAATCGGAGCTAAAAACGTATTCTTACTACCCGATGGTAATGGCGAATTTACCCGTAAGCTTGGTTTCTTAGTTGATAAGTCCAATCTTGGATTTGGCTATCGCTCTTGGCGTTATGCTGCTGTAATCACCGATCGCAAAATCGAAAAACTCTTTATAGAACCTGGTTTCAGTGACAATGCTGATAGTGATCCTTTTGAAGTCTCTGATGCTGATACTGTTTTAGCCTATCTCAAGGGTGCAGAGCCTGCTGGCGTATCAACTCCTCGCCTAGCATTTGTTGGTTAA
- a CDS encoding Fur family transcriptional regulator, with translation MDTSTITEIMKSKGLRITPQRFSVYANLLARCDHPTVEQIWGDLNQDFSMSSKATVYSTLTALKDVGLVREVLLQDGVSRFDANVREHHHFFCLNCKAIEDLDWEVFHPPLVKLLRSGLKVTGYESTIYGLCDRCNTETN, from the coding sequence ATGGATACAAGCACTATTACTGAAATCATGAAATCTAAGGGCTTAAGAATTACACCCCAGAGGTTTTCTGTATATGCGAATTTGCTTGCACGTTGTGATCACCCCACCGTAGAGCAGATTTGGGGGGATTTAAACCAAGATTTTTCTATGTCTTCTAAGGCTACGGTTTACAGCACTTTAACTGCGTTAAAAGATGTAGGTTTGGTACGAGAAGTTTTGCTCCAAGATGGGGTATCTCGGTTTGATGCCAATGTTAGAGAACATCATCACTTTTTTTGCTTGAATTGTAAGGCGATCGAGGATTTGGATTGGGAAGTATTTCATCCCCCATTAGTTAAACTTTTGCGATCAGGGCTTAAGGTCACAGGTTATGAATCTACTATTTACGGGCTTTGCGATCGCTGTAATACAGAGACAAATTAA
- a CDS encoding carbohydrate ABC transporter permease: protein MIAPLLWLVSTSLKGSDENIFSFPPQFIPAHPTLDNFIKVWQNNPFYLYLFNSILVSGVTVVLNLVFCSLAAFPLARLNFRGKTVFFWVIVGTTMIPFQITMIPLYILAVQLNLKNTYFGLIFPYIVSAFGVFLLRQAFQGVPKELEEAGRMDGCSPLGIWWFVMIPAIQPALTTLAVFTFVGMWGDFLWPLIILDQPQFYTLPLGVANLASAFSEDWRLIAAGSVISILPIFIFFIFLQRYFVPNNVAAGVKG, encoded by the coding sequence ATGATTGCCCCCTTACTGTGGCTAGTTAGTACATCACTAAAAGGTAGTGACGAAAATATTTTTAGCTTTCCGCCCCAATTTATTCCTGCCCATCCTACCCTAGATAACTTTATTAAGGTTTGGCAAAATAATCCATTTTATTTATATCTATTCAATAGCATCCTTGTATCTGGGGTAACAGTAGTTTTGAATTTGGTGTTTTGTTCGTTGGCAGCTTTTCCATTGGCTCGGCTGAACTTTCGGGGTAAAACGGTATTCTTTTGGGTGATCGTTGGTACTACGATGATTCCGTTTCAAATTACGATGATTCCCCTATATATTTTGGCAGTGCAGTTAAATCTTAAAAATACCTATTTCGGCTTGATTTTTCCCTATATAGTTTCAGCCTTTGGCGTGTTTCTTCTGCGTCAGGCATTTCAGGGAGTTCCCAAAGAACTAGAGGAAGCAGGTCGGATGGATGGATGTTCTCCCTTGGGGATTTGGTGGTTCGTGATGATTCCAGCTATTCAACCCGCTTTAACTACCCTTGCGGTATTTACCTTTGTAGGGATGTGGGGGGATTTCCTATGGCCCCTGATTATCTTAGATCAGCCCCAATTTTATACTTTACCTTTGGGAGTAGCTAACTTAGCCAGTGCATTTTCCGAAGACTGGCGACTTATTGCCGCAGGTTCAGTAATTTCGATTTTACCAATTTTTATATTTTTTATATTTCTACAACGTTACTTTGTGCCGAATAATGTGGCTGCGGGTGTAAAGGGTTAA